Proteins from a single region of Noviherbaspirillum saxi:
- the soxB gene encoding thiosulfohydrolase SoxB produces MGLNRREFMQIMGIAAAGGMALNTKAALAAPSTGKLYDLPRFGNVHFLHFTDCHAQLLPIYFREPNVNLGIGDAYGRMPHLVGEHLLKQTGVKPNSAQAHAFSYLNFEQAAQTYGKVGGFAHLASLVKQMKASRPGALLLDGGDTWQGSATALWTNGQDMVDACLKLGVDVMTAHWEMTLGDKRVMEIVEKDFKGKVDFVAQNIKTADFGDQVFSPYVMKEMNGVQVAIIGQAFPYTPIANPRYMIPDWSFGIQDENMQKMVDEARAKGAKVVVVLSHNGMDVDLKMASRVRGIDAIMGGHTHDGMPAPVIVSNAGGKTLVTNAGSNSKFLGVLDFDVRGGKVQDFQYRLMPVFSNFLPADKEMDALIKKIRAPFESKLNEQLAVTEGTLYRRGNFNGTFDQLIVDALMDVKQAEIAFSPGFRWGTSLLPDSPILMDHLMDQTATTYSYTTVSELSGDTIKTIMEDVADNLFNPDPYYQQGGDMVRVGGMTYAIEPKAKMGARIQDMRLNGKPIEANKTYKVAGWAPVAEGAKGEPVWDVVAQWLRTTKTVKPRKVNAPRLIGMEGNPGIAI; encoded by the coding sequence ATGGGTTTGAACCGTCGCGAGTTCATGCAAATAATGGGTATCGCCGCAGCGGGCGGCATGGCGCTCAACACGAAGGCTGCGCTGGCAGCACCTTCCACCGGCAAGCTTTACGACCTGCCGCGTTTTGGCAATGTGCATTTTCTGCACTTCACCGATTGCCATGCCCAGTTGCTTCCCATCTATTTCCGTGAACCGAATGTCAACCTCGGTATCGGCGACGCCTATGGACGCATGCCGCATCTCGTCGGTGAACATCTGCTCAAGCAGACAGGTGTCAAACCCAATAGCGCACAAGCCCACGCGTTCTCTTATCTGAATTTCGAACAGGCGGCGCAAACCTACGGCAAGGTCGGCGGCTTCGCTCATCTCGCCTCTCTGGTCAAGCAGATGAAGGCATCGCGGCCGGGCGCACTGCTGCTGGATGGCGGCGATACCTGGCAGGGGTCGGCCACCGCTCTCTGGACAAATGGCCAGGACATGGTCGATGCCTGTCTGAAGCTTGGCGTCGATGTCATGACAGCGCATTGGGAAATGACGCTTGGCGACAAACGCGTGATGGAAATCGTCGAAAAAGATTTCAAGGGCAAAGTCGATTTCGTTGCACAGAACATCAAGACGGCCGACTTTGGCGACCAGGTTTTCAGTCCCTATGTGATGAAGGAAATGAATGGGGTACAGGTCGCCATCATCGGCCAGGCATTTCCATACACGCCTATCGCTAATCCGCGATACATGATTCCGGACTGGAGCTTCGGCATTCAGGATGAGAACATGCAAAAGATGGTCGATGAAGCGCGTGCGAAAGGCGCCAAGGTCGTCGTCGTACTTTCTCATAATGGAATGGATGTCGATCTCAAGATGGCCTCCCGCGTGCGCGGGATCGATGCCATCATGGGTGGCCATACGCACGACGGCATGCCGGCGCCTGTCATCGTCAGCAATGCCGGCGGCAAGACGCTGGTCACCAATGCCGGCAGCAACAGCAAATTCCTCGGGGTGCTCGACTTCGATGTCCGCGGTGGGAAAGTGCAGGATTTTCAGTATCGCCTAATGCCTGTGTTTTCCAATTTCCTGCCGGCCGACAAGGAAATGGATGCGCTCATCAAGAAGATCCGCGCACCATTCGAGTCCAAGCTTAACGAGCAGCTTGCCGTGACCGAAGGAACGCTCTACCGGCGCGGAAATTTCAACGGCACGTTTGATCAACTGATCGTCGATGCGCTGATGGACGTCAAGCAGGCGGAGATTGCATTTTCCCCCGGCTTCCGCTGGGGTACCTCCCTGCTGCCGGACAGTCCTATCTTGATGGATCACCTGATGGACCAGACCGCCACTACTTATTCCTATACCACGGTGTCCGAGTTGAGCGGCGATACCATCAAGACCATCATGGAAGACGTGGCCGACAATCTCTTCAATCCCGATCCGTACTACCAGCAGGGCGGCGACATGGTGCGTGTCGGCGGCATGACGTATGCAATCGAGCCAAAAGCAAAAATGGGAGCGCGCATTCAAGACATGCGTCTGAACGGCAAACCGATTGAAGCGAATAAGACTTACAAGGTCGCCGGCTGGGCGCCGGTTGCCGAAGGCGCAAAAGGGGAACCGGTGTGGGATGTCGTGGCGCAATGGCTGCGCACCACGAAAACGGTAAAACCGCGCAAGGTGAACGCACCGCGTCTCATAGGGATGGAAGGAAATCCCGGAATCGCGATATAA
- the soxX gene encoding sulfur oxidation c-type cytochrome SoxX: MAGDTDYGKAALDMIKSDFKSKGPATVEGVLKQDEAQRLCSEYPTERPKEVAEKIEAEQLKLVKYPDGAKYLGKWQEGEKIAQNGRGMQSSDPIGGTNGGNCYACHQMTKEEISFGNIGPSLYHYGKLRGQSEEILKYTWAKIYNSQAFTACSNMPRFGHKGILNEKQIQDVMALLLDPQSPVNK, translated from the coding sequence ATGGCCGGCGACACCGACTATGGCAAGGCCGCTCTCGACATGATCAAGTCGGACTTCAAATCGAAAGGACCGGCAACGGTCGAAGGCGTACTCAAGCAGGACGAGGCGCAACGCTTGTGCAGCGAGTATCCAACTGAGCGGCCGAAGGAAGTGGCAGAAAAGATCGAAGCGGAGCAGCTAAAACTGGTGAAATATCCAGATGGAGCGAAGTATCTCGGCAAGTGGCAGGAAGGGGAAAAGATCGCGCAGAACGGGCGTGGCATGCAATCTTCCGATCCGATCGGCGGCACCAATGGAGGCAACTGTTATGCCTGCCATCAAATGACCAAGGAAGAAATCTCCTTCGGCAATATCGGCCCCTCGCTTTATCACTACGGAAAGCTGCGCGGCCAGAGCGAGGAAATTCTCAAGTACACCTGGGCAAAGATCTATAACTCGCAAGCGTTTACTGCCTGCTCCAATATGCCGCGTTTCGGCCACAAGGGAATTCTGAATGAAAAGCAGATTCAGGACGTCATGGCCTTGTTGCTGGATCCGCAATCACCTGTCAATAAATAG
- the soxA gene encoding sulfur oxidation c-type cytochrome SoxA, which yields MRHTSHYVIATAIIVAAAPAIAQTSVTDEIAKYRQLLADGNPAELWEMRGEELWKKKDGPQKASLEQCDLGKGPGVLKGAYVELPRYFKDVNKVMDLEQRLLHCRMTLQGLTREQGTKTPFASAGNPSDIEALVSYITAESKGMKMAVTASHPQEKTAYEIGKKIFFHRGGAHDFACATCHSTDGQRIRLQELPNILTKSNAQAAYTTWPAYRVSQGEVRTMQHRLNDCFRQQRFPEPLYGSDAITAVTMFLAKNAEGGVYNAPALKR from the coding sequence ATGAGGCATACAAGCCATTATGTTATTGCGACCGCGATAATCGTTGCGGCTGCACCCGCCATCGCGCAGACATCGGTGACCGACGAGATCGCAAAATACCGCCAGTTGCTGGCGGACGGTAATCCCGCCGAATTGTGGGAGATGCGCGGCGAAGAACTGTGGAAAAAGAAGGATGGACCTCAAAAAGCCTCGCTGGAACAGTGCGACCTTGGCAAGGGACCCGGCGTACTCAAGGGAGCCTACGTTGAGCTTCCACGTTATTTCAAGGACGTGAACAAGGTGATGGACCTTGAGCAAAGATTGCTTCATTGCCGAATGACCTTGCAGGGTCTGACGCGCGAGCAGGGGACCAAGACGCCGTTCGCATCGGCCGGCAACCCATCCGATATCGAAGCGCTCGTGTCTTACATCACTGCGGAATCCAAGGGCATGAAGATGGCGGTCACCGCGAGCCATCCTCAGGAAAAAACCGCTTATGAAATCGGCAAGAAGATATTCTTCCATCGCGGCGGGGCCCATGATTTCGCCTGCGCGACCTGCCATTCGACCGACGGTCAGCGGATTCGTCTTCAGGAGTTGCCCAACATCCTGACCAAGTCGAATGCCCAAGCCGCATATACGACATGGCCGGCGTACCGGGTTTCGCAGGGTGAGGTGCGAACCATGCAACATCGTTTGAACGACTGCTTCCGCCAGCAACGCTTTCCGGAACCCCTTTACGGCTCCGACGCGATTACTGCGGTGACGATGTTTCTAGCCAAAAACGCCGAGGGCGGCGTGTACAACGCACCCGCGTTGAAGCGATAA
- the soxZ gene encoding thiosulfate oxidation carrier complex protein SoxZ → MGNPMRIRANATGDVVEVKALIRHDMETGQRKDSSGKAIPPHFIQTLTAKCNDKLVLDAQMGTSISKDPFLSFKFKGGAKGDKVTITWTDNKGDTRTDEAVIA, encoded by the coding sequence ATGGGAAATCCAATGCGGATTCGCGCAAACGCCACCGGCGACGTCGTGGAGGTCAAGGCTTTGATCCGTCATGACATGGAAACCGGACAACGAAAGGATTCTTCCGGAAAAGCCATCCCGCCGCACTTCATTCAAACCCTGACTGCCAAATGCAACGACAAGCTTGTACTCGATGCGCAGATGGGCACGTCTATTTCCAAGGATCCCTTCCTTTCGTTCAAGTTCAAGGGCGGCGCGAAAGGCGACAAGGTCACGATCACCTGGACCGACAACAAGGGCGATACACGCACCGACGAAGCAGTCATTGCCTAG
- the soxY gene encoding thiosulfate oxidation carrier protein SoxY — MNQNRRDVLRISSVLGLALTAGLLKPSDVFAADWKANVFEAKTLEDAVKALGGDKFVVSKDITVNGPDIAENGAVVPVSVASAAPNTEFIAILVEKNPNPLSASFNIPAGTEAAVSTRVKMGGTSNVHALVKADGKWLIASKEIKVTLGGCGG, encoded by the coding sequence ATGAATCAAAATCGACGTGACGTTCTGCGCATCAGCTCGGTACTTGGCCTGGCGTTGACTGCCGGACTGCTCAAGCCGTCCGATGTATTCGCGGCAGACTGGAAGGCCAACGTTTTCGAAGCAAAAACACTTGAAGACGCAGTCAAGGCGCTAGGCGGCGACAAGTTCGTCGTCAGCAAAGACATCACGGTCAACGGGCCGGATATTGCCGAAAACGGTGCGGTGGTGCCTGTATCGGTCGCCAGCGCGGCGCCTAACACCGAGTTCATCGCCATCCTGGTGGAGAAGAACCCGAATCCCCTGTCGGCCAGCTTCAACATTCCGGCCGGCACCGAGGCTGCCGTCAGCACGCGTGTGAAGATGGGTGGCACGTCCAACGTCCATGCGCTGGTTAAGGCTGATGGCAAGTGGCTCATTGCAAGCAAGGAAATCAAGGTCACGCTCGGCGGTTGCGGCGGTTGA
- a CDS encoding pseudoazurin, with product MKKLGMIVALTLAAVSATAAEHQVKMLNNGKDGTMVFEPSFLKIAKGDTVKFVKGDPSHNSAAVVVPAGATAWKGKMDEEFSVKLDQEGVYVYVCDPHKLMAMAGVIQVGKATNLDDAKKESDKLAKTFVMNKDRLAKALAQAQ from the coding sequence TTGAAGAAACTTGGAATGATTGTCGCATTGACATTGGCTGCAGTCAGTGCGACTGCGGCGGAGCATCAAGTAAAGATGCTCAACAACGGCAAGGATGGAACGATGGTGTTCGAACCGTCTTTCCTCAAGATAGCAAAGGGTGACACCGTCAAGTTCGTCAAGGGGGATCCGTCCCATAACAGCGCTGCCGTCGTCGTGCCGGCCGGTGCGACAGCATGGAAGGGAAAGATGGATGAGGAATTCTCGGTAAAGCTGGATCAGGAAGGGGTCTACGTGTATGTCTGCGATCCTCACAAGCTTATGGCGATGGCCGGTGTCATTCAAGTTGGAAAGGCGACTAACCTGGACGACGCAAAGAAAGAATCGGACAAGCTTGCCAAGACCTTTGTCATGAACAAGGACCGGCTTGCCAAGGCCCTTGCGCAGGCGCAGTAA
- a CDS encoding c-type cytochrome codes for MFRCTKAIAALSLSFACASTIAQGYPNIGRVATDKEVAAWDIDVRPDFKGLPKGSGSVTKGMEVWESKCASCHGTFGESNEVFTPIVGGTTKEDVKAGKVAALTDNKQPQRTTLMKVPTVSTLWDYINRAMPWTAPKSLTTEEVYAVTAYILNMAEVLPDDFVLSNENMAEVQKRMPNRNGMTTNHGMWALKGKADVQSVACMKDCKGETKIRSELPDSARNVHGDLSQQNRSFGPVRGVDTSKPPSTEPVGSQVRRDAVANASQQVKVAAPAAKDGAAVAKQNACMACHGLTNKIVGPAFSDIAAKYKGDASAVSRLTERVKNGSSGAWGPVPMPSQAHLKPEDIGTVVKWILAGAK; via the coding sequence ATGTTCAGGTGTACTAAGGCGATTGCGGCGCTGTCGCTATCGTTCGCCTGCGCTTCGACGATCGCGCAGGGATATCCGAATATCGGACGAGTCGCAACGGACAAGGAAGTTGCAGCATGGGATATCGACGTGCGTCCCGACTTCAAGGGCTTGCCGAAAGGTTCGGGATCGGTGACAAAAGGCATGGAAGTGTGGGAGTCGAAATGCGCTTCCTGCCATGGCACCTTTGGCGAGTCTAACGAAGTCTTTACGCCGATTGTCGGCGGTACGACAAAAGAGGACGTTAAAGCCGGCAAGGTTGCTGCGCTCACTGATAACAAGCAGCCGCAACGCACCACGCTGATGAAGGTGCCGACTGTCTCCACGCTATGGGACTATATTAATCGCGCGATGCCGTGGACGGCGCCCAAGAGTCTGACCACGGAAGAAGTCTATGCGGTAACCGCTTATATCTTGAACATGGCGGAAGTCCTTCCGGACGACTTTGTGCTTTCAAATGAAAACATGGCGGAAGTACAAAAGCGCATGCCTAACCGGAACGGAATGACGACGAATCACGGCATGTGGGCATTGAAAGGCAAGGCAGACGTGCAAAGCGTCGCTTGCATGAAAGACTGCAAGGGCGAGACAAAAATCCGGTCCGAGCTTCCGGATTCGGCAAGGAATGTGCATGGTGATTTGTCGCAGCAAAACCGGTCATTTGGTCCGGTTCGCGGTGTGGATACCAGCAAACCTCCTTCGACGGAACCGGTTGGTAGTCAGGTCCGCCGCGATGCTGTCGCAAATGCATCGCAGCAGGTGAAAGTCGCAGCACCGGCTGCGAAGGATGGCGCGGCGGTGGCGAAGCAGAACGCATGCATGGCTTGCCATGGGCTGACAAACAAAATCGTCGGCCCCGCCTTCAGCGATATCGCGGCCAAATATAAGGGCGATGCATCAGCAGTATCGCGGCTCACCGAAAGAGTCAAAAATGGCAGTAGCGGAGCATGGGGGCCGGTGCCCATGCCTTCGCAGGCGCACCTCAAGCCTGAAGACATAGGAACCGTTGTGAAATGGATTTTGGCCGGGGCCAAATAG
- the soxC gene encoding sulfite dehydrogenase — MKDDVKKRGRILRAPENFLDANLALEITEKGLNEERRGFLRKSFLAASAALASGSALAQAAASAATDGDVNILTLPEHSTTLGKPVAANPYGVPSRFETNLLRRESPGLTRVNAASVSFTPLQGLFGIITPSGLHFERHHQGWHDIDPGRHRFMVNGLVKNPKVYTMDDLMRLPSVSRIHFIECGANTAMEWGNVAVPAVQYSHGMLSCSEFTGVPLSVLLDDCGYDRKAAKFILAEGADGSGMTRTIAIEHALDDVIVAWGMNGEMLRPENGYPLRLVVPGVQGVSWVKWLRRIEVGDKPYATKDEAIHYIDAMPNGSYRQYTSIQECKSVITTPSAGQRLLDKGFYNITGLAWSGRGKIKRVDVSVDGGKNWRAARLETPVLSKCLTRFNIDWVWDGSPVVMQSRAVDESGYVQPKINELRAVRGTKSIYHNNAIQSWKLDVSGEVSNVQVY, encoded by the coding sequence ATGAAGGATGATGTAAAAAAGCGTGGCCGTATTCTGCGGGCGCCGGAAAACTTCCTTGATGCAAATCTCGCTCTGGAGATTACCGAAAAGGGCTTGAACGAAGAACGCCGAGGCTTTCTCCGTAAGAGTTTTCTGGCCGCCAGCGCCGCCTTGGCTAGCGGCTCGGCGCTCGCACAGGCTGCAGCCAGCGCTGCGACCGATGGCGATGTCAATATTCTCACGCTGCCCGAACATTCCACGACCCTGGGCAAGCCGGTTGCCGCGAACCCCTACGGAGTGCCTTCCCGCTTCGAAACCAATCTGCTGCGCCGCGAATCGCCCGGACTGACGCGCGTCAATGCCGCGTCCGTATCGTTCACGCCATTGCAAGGCCTGTTCGGCATCATCACTCCCAGCGGACTGCATTTCGAGCGGCATCATCAGGGCTGGCACGACATCGATCCTGGCCGCCATCGTTTCATGGTTAATGGCCTCGTCAAAAATCCCAAGGTGTACACAATGGATGATCTGATGCGGCTTCCCTCGGTATCACGCATCCATTTCATCGAATGCGGTGCCAATACTGCAATGGAGTGGGGGAATGTCGCAGTCCCGGCGGTGCAGTATTCCCACGGAATGCTGAGCTGTAGCGAATTTACCGGCGTGCCGCTTTCAGTTTTGCTGGACGACTGCGGATACGATCGAAAGGCGGCCAAGTTCATTCTTGCCGAAGGTGCTGATGGTTCCGGCATGACCCGTACGATAGCGATTGAGCATGCACTCGACGACGTCATCGTCGCCTGGGGCATGAACGGTGAAATGCTGCGGCCGGAAAACGGCTATCCCTTGCGCCTCGTCGTTCCCGGCGTACAGGGGGTCTCGTGGGTGAAATGGCTGCGGCGCATCGAGGTGGGCGACAAACCTTATGCGACAAAGGATGAGGCGATTCACTATATCGACGCGATGCCGAATGGCAGCTATCGTCAATACACTTCTATTCAGGAGTGCAAGTCGGTTATCACCACACCGTCTGCCGGCCAACGCCTGCTAGACAAGGGTTTCTACAACATCACCGGCCTGGCATGGTCTGGACGCGGAAAAATCAAACGCGTCGATGTCTCGGTCGATGGAGGAAAGAATTGGCGCGCCGCGCGATTGGAGACGCCGGTGTTGTCGAAGTGCCTTACACGATTCAACATCGACTGGGTATGGGATGGATCGCCCGTGGTGATGCAGTCTCGCGCAGTCGACGAGAGCGGTTATGTGCAGCCCAAGATTAATGAGTTGCGTGCGGTACGCGGCACGAAATCGATCTATCACAACAATGCCATCCAGTCATGGAAGCTTGATGTATCCGGGGAGGTATCCAATGTTCAGGTGTACTAA
- a CDS encoding ArsR/SmtB family transcription factor — protein sequence MDNKLGQAQMTELFEEVSNYFFLLSEPTRLKILHCLCNGERPVNDIVTEIEATQANVSRQLNMLFRAKILARRKEGTQVYYRIDDQTTLEICKTVCGQISSKIVARHVSEQMASTFTAMTPS from the coding sequence GTGGATAACAAGCTTGGACAGGCGCAGATGACCGAATTGTTTGAGGAAGTATCGAACTACTTCTTTCTCCTTTCCGAGCCCACTCGCCTCAAGATCCTGCACTGCCTGTGCAATGGCGAACGGCCAGTGAATGACATTGTTACGGAAATCGAAGCGACCCAGGCGAATGTCTCGCGGCAGCTGAATATGCTATTCCGTGCAAAGATCCTCGCAAGGCGCAAAGAAGGAACGCAGGTCTACTATCGTATCGACGACCAGACGACGCTCGAAATCTGCAAAACCGTGTGCGGCCAGATTTCTTCCAAGATCGTTGCGCGCCATGTATCGGAACAGATGGCTTCTACATTCACGGCAATGACGCCTTCCTGA
- a CDS encoding DsrE family protein, which produces MISLLRSIALVLLLSVTAPTLAADREHKVVYHINDSTHASAALNNIRNHLNASPKTRIVVVTLGAGIDFLLEGAKNQNGNPYEIPVQELAARQVEFRVCNNTLETRKIDKSLVLPEATVVPSGVAEIARLQIEEGFAYLKP; this is translated from the coding sequence ATGATCAGTCTATTGCGCAGCATTGCCCTGGTGCTTCTGTTGTCGGTCACCGCGCCGACACTGGCCGCCGACCGTGAGCACAAGGTGGTTTACCACATTAATGACAGTACCCATGCGTCGGCCGCGCTCAACAATATCCGCAATCATTTAAATGCCAGTCCAAAGACCAGAATTGTCGTTGTGACCCTTGGCGCGGGTATAGACTTTCTTCTCGAAGGCGCCAAGAACCAGAACGGCAATCCGTATGAGATTCCGGTGCAGGAACTGGCAGCGCGCCAAGTGGAATTCCGGGTATGCAATAACACATTGGAGACGCGCAAGATCGATAAATCGCTCGTGCTACCTGAGGCGACTGTCGTACCGTCCGGAGTCGCCGAAATCGCACGCTTGCAAATCGAAGAAGGCTTTGCATATTTGAAGCCCTAA
- a CDS encoding MBL fold metallo-hydrolase: protein MLLTCVAVYFPAYAANTGIALETVKVSARVYYFRGESGMASKQNRGFMSNAGFVVTDDGVVVFDALATPALGEAMLAAIRKVTSHPVRRVIISHYHADHFYGLQALKTQGAEVWAHENGRSSVSSDAAAARLAERRVSLSPWVNGKTKLIPADRWIRFPETKQIAFDMGGVRFRLIDSNGAHTAEDIMLYVEGEGVLFAGDLFFTGRLPFVGEANSKLWLETLDRMLEVRPSIVIPGHGEASRRPLDDMKLTRDYLMFLRQEMGSAVNELLPFEEAYNRVDWSRFGSYPAFQQANRINAYGTYLLMEKESLGKE from the coding sequence GTGCTGCTGACATGCGTGGCGGTGTATTTTCCAGCGTATGCGGCGAACACCGGGATTGCCCTCGAGACAGTCAAGGTATCGGCCCGTGTGTATTATTTCCGCGGCGAGTCCGGCATGGCGAGCAAGCAAAACCGGGGATTCATGTCCAATGCCGGTTTTGTCGTCACCGATGATGGTGTTGTCGTGTTCGACGCCCTCGCTACCCCGGCACTCGGCGAGGCGATGCTTGCAGCGATAAGAAAGGTCACCTCTCACCCCGTCAGGCGGGTGATCATCAGTCATTATCACGCCGACCATTTTTATGGTCTTCAGGCCTTGAAGACGCAAGGCGCCGAGGTCTGGGCACATGAAAATGGGCGCTCCTCCGTGAGTTCCGACGCTGCGGCGGCGCGCCTGGCCGAGCGGCGTGTCTCCCTGTCTCCATGGGTGAATGGAAAGACAAAGCTCATCCCAGCGGACCGCTGGATCCGTTTTCCCGAAACGAAACAGATCGCATTTGACATGGGCGGCGTGCGTTTTCGCTTGATTGATTCCAACGGTGCGCATACGGCGGAAGACATCATGCTGTATGTTGAAGGCGAGGGAGTGCTGTTCGCCGGTGATTTGTTTTTCACCGGTAGGCTGCCCTTTGTCGGTGAAGCAAACAGCAAGCTGTGGCTGGAAACGCTGGACCGCATGCTGGAGGTGCGGCCGTCGATCGTCATTCCGGGGCACGGAGAAGCGTCAAGGCGACCCCTGGACGACATGAAGCTCACGCGGGATTACCTGATGTTCCTGCGGCAGGAAATGGGCAGTGCGGTTAACGAATTGTTGCCCTTTGAGGAGGCCTACAACAGGGTCGATTGGTCCCGCTTCGGGAGCTACCCGGCTTTTCAGCAAGCCAACCGCATCAATGCGTATGGCACCTATCTGCTAATGGAAAAGGAAAGCCTCGGCAAGGAGTAA
- a CDS encoding DUF302 domain-containing protein, giving the protein MIKTEPARLLILVSLCVALSACGSLHALLNTDEGAYSEAMAIWDRYVDSGGDIAAATTWERKVEKGVTAKEIEEAFASVAAEDNLKMVGESALSAELEARTGQPQKLLKVYSYCNPVTARAMVDFSPHMAAYLPCRIAVVEKEDGLWLYALNMDMLIKLGRQLPPELKKSVLQMRDSIKKMIDKGARGDF; this is encoded by the coding sequence ATGATCAAGACCGAGCCAGCAAGATTACTCATCCTTGTCTCCTTATGCGTTGCGTTATCAGCTTGCGGATCTCTGCATGCATTGCTGAATACGGACGAGGGCGCCTACTCGGAAGCCATGGCGATCTGGGATAGATATGTCGATTCCGGCGGCGATATTGCAGCTGCAACGACTTGGGAGCGAAAGGTCGAGAAGGGCGTCACGGCGAAAGAAATTGAAGAAGCCTTCGCCAGTGTTGCGGCGGAAGATAATCTCAAGATGGTCGGAGAATCAGCTCTTTCAGCGGAGTTGGAGGCACGGACTGGGCAGCCCCAGAAGTTGTTGAAGGTCTACTCCTACTGCAATCCGGTGACTGCAAGGGCCATGGTGGATTTCAGTCCGCATATGGCGGCGTACCTGCCTTGCCGTATTGCCGTTGTAGAAAAGGAGGACGGCTTATGGCTCTATGCATTAAATATGGACATGCTGATCAAACTCGGACGCCAGCTGCCACCTGAACTCAAAAAATCCGTTCTGCAGATGCGCGACTCCATAAAAAAAATGATAGATAAAGGGGCGCGCGGGGATTTTTAG
- a CDS encoding ArsR/SmtB family transcription factor: MTVSAEQIDLEVLRKSASDACGLLKVLANPDRLLLLCQMSQGEYCVSDLEALTGIRQPTLSQQLTVLRDEEFVNTRREGKQIFYTVASKEAMAVMKVLYELYCQDGKDKKRARK; encoded by the coding sequence ATGACAGTGTCAGCAGAACAGATCGATTTGGAAGTATTGCGAAAATCCGCGTCCGATGCCTGCGGCTTGTTAAAGGTTCTTGCCAATCCCGACCGCCTTCTCCTGTTATGCCAGATGAGCCAAGGCGAATATTGCGTAAGCGACCTCGAAGCGCTAACCGGCATTCGACAACCGACGCTCTCGCAGCAGTTGACCGTTTTGCGAGATGAGGAATTCGTCAACACAAGACGTGAAGGCAAGCAGATCTTTTACACGGTTGCCAGCAAGGAAGCGATGGCGGTGATGAAAGTTCTGTATGAGTTGTATTGCCAAGACGGCAAAGATAAAAAGAGAGCCAGAAAATGA
- a CDS encoding YeeE/YedE family protein, with protein sequence MTIAWDSFTPWASLGGGILIGLSTAMFVLLNGRIAGVSGVLGGLLRPAGADVAWRAAFIIGLLAAPFAFSRVAPLPEVWIGADTATLVVAGLLVGVGTRFGSGCTSGHGVCGLSRGSYRSLVATASFMFAGVVTVYVTRHLFS encoded by the coding sequence ATGACCATCGCCTGGGACAGTTTCACGCCATGGGCTTCGCTGGGCGGCGGCATACTCATTGGCCTTTCCACTGCGATGTTTGTCCTGCTCAATGGAAGAATCGCTGGCGTCAGCGGGGTGTTGGGTGGGCTACTCAGGCCGGCAGGCGCTGATGTCGCTTGGCGCGCCGCATTCATCATCGGTCTGCTCGCGGCACCGTTTGCATTCTCGCGGGTCGCGCCATTGCCCGAGGTGTGGATCGGCGCTGACACTGCCACGCTAGTCGTAGCCGGCCTGCTCGTCGGCGTCGGTACGCGCTTCGGCTCCGGCTGCACCAGCGGGCACGGGGTCTGCGGATTATCGCGCGGCTCGTACCGTTCGCTAGTAGCGACCGCGTCGTTCATGTTTGCGGGCGTCGTTACCGTCTACGTCACCCGTCATCTATTTAGTTGA
- a CDS encoding YeeE/YedE family protein — protein sequence MRIATAFLAGLLFGLGLLLSGMTDPSKVIGFLNVAGKWEPSMAFVMSGAILVSYFAFRLAGKRDRSWLGETILLPSATKIDRRLVLGGLVFGTGWGLAGICPGPALVSLGRGDSEPFVFVAAMLVGMGMYELYERCPASRMRDAG from the coding sequence GTGCGCATCGCAACCGCTTTTCTTGCAGGCCTGCTTTTCGGCTTGGGCTTACTCCTGTCCGGCATGACGGATCCATCCAAAGTCATCGGCTTTCTGAATGTCGCCGGCAAATGGGAGCCTTCGATGGCTTTCGTAATGAGCGGCGCCATTCTGGTGAGTTACTTTGCCTTTCGCCTTGCTGGAAAGCGCGACAGAAGCTGGCTGGGCGAAACGATACTCCTGCCCTCGGCAACGAAGATCGACCGCCGCCTCGTACTGGGCGGCTTGGTGTTCGGAACAGGTTGGGGGCTGGCTGGAATTTGTCCAGGGCCGGCATTGGTTTCGCTCGGCCGTGGCGACAGCGAGCCGTTCGTTTTTGTTGCCGCCATGCTTGTCGGCATGGGAATGTACGAGCTCTATGAAAGATGTCCTGCATCCCGAATGCGCGATGCCGGGTAA